CTTTCACTTGAGGCTTTAATGATGCATCCCACCCTATGTGATAGCatcaaaactaaaattttatacGTAATTTTGTATCTTATAATCTTGAAACACAGAAGAGTTGTCTATTGAAATAATGTTCTCATCTTTGTAAAACTCGTGGAAACATGCAAAAcatttcttttttgtctcatttGTATATAGATTAAAGCTAGTATTCATGTTTGCCTAATAGCCTTTCTATATGGCATTTTAGTACACCCTTTTCAAACCCCATATCTTCGAGTTTATATGTTTTCTAGTTGACATTGTATATAGGTCATATCTCCTAGTTATGTTAGATTGACAATTCTGATACTCTCTTTTCTTTGTAGTAAAAACTACGAACTCGTCTTTCACCTTGTATTTGTTCATTAGGTACCTGTGGTGACGGCTACCTTTCCAGTTGACCGAAGTTGTCAATATCAGGAAGGCTCCTTCCCGTATTTCAAAGGCTTAGGTGATACAGTAAGGTATTGTTATTCTGTTTTACAGACTTTCTTAATGAATTTTGATTTGGAAGTTCTTTGTGTTATCTGGAAAAAGTCATTGagtgatttttaaaattaaataaattatgcAGGATTATGAATGGCATAAACGCTCCAAAAGTTATTGAATGTGAAGGTTCTGATGGCCACAGATATCGACAACTTGCAAAATCAGGAAATGATGATTTGCGACAAGATGCTGTAAGATTTCAGTGatgaaatgatgataccattggAATCCCTAAGTAAGACCTTTTATCATTTGCAGGTTATGGAACAATTTTTTGGATTAGTCAACACCTTTCTCCAAAACTATCAGGATGCAAAAAGGCGGAGATTAGGAATACGGACATACAAGGTGATTTATGCATATATGGTTATTTGTTATTTATGGTTGGCAGTTAGGATTTCCATCTAATTCTTTATAATCTAACTTCAAACCAAAAGCTAGTTGGAATAGACAGTTTTTGGTTAGTTGGTTCTATATAAATGGACGGATTGGATCTTGTTATTTGAATAATGAATTTTTATTATAATCTCggataattgatacatcacaaggTGTAGTTCTAAAAAAATGTCTTTAACAGCATTGGACATTTTACCCTAATTACAAAATAAACTCTCAATCTCAACTTTcttttatggaatataattactTTTTTCTAATTGGTTTCAATAATTATAAAAGTTATCTTAGATCACCTACTCAACCAAAAAGTTTAAGCTAGTTAGTAAAGACAAagttaattatatatcacttgAACTTCCACTCACTTGTAGGATTGAAATATCTTGAAAAGTCTAAAGAAGTGAAAATCTAACTTTAATTGGAGAGGAAACAACAATGCGGGGGCTTAAATACAAGACCTCCCTAAACCACCTGTTCTAGTACTATCTTGAATCACCAACTCAATCCAATTGCTTAAGTTAGTGGGTAAAACCAAATTTAATCATATATCACTAACTAGttatttactatatttatttAGTGTTTTATTAACTTCATCTTGTTTCACGCAGGTGACGTTTTTTGGTCACCTTAGATTTTACCTGTGGTTTGAAAAAACTAATAGCAAATTGATCTTTCAAAATATTGGACATTTAAAATAATCCAACAatgattttatatttgataaaatGGATTTGTCTTTTACTTTGGTGCATTGATTTTATACATCTTAGGTCGTACCCTTTACTCCAAGTGCTGGTGTTCTTGAATGGGTTGATGGAACTATTCCTCTTGGAGAATATCTGATAGGAAGGTTAGTAAATTTCAGTGGTTTTTATTCTCCGTGGGATTGGTTCTTTTAGTATTAAAGCCTCAAAATAAATTCCAGCACCAGAAATGGAGGAGCGCATGGTCGCTACAGAATAGGAGATTGGTCATTTCTTGAATGCAGAGATTACATGGCAAAAGTATGTAATATGCTTGTTTCTTTATTTGTCATTTTGTCATAGCACTTATCTCATTGTCTCTCATTTCGccatatctttttctttcttctaataTTTAATTGACTAAAGCACTTTCAAGTATAGATGAAATTCCATTCTTTCATTCCACAAGTGGTCTGACGCTGATAGATGTCCATCAATGTTTATCGTAATCAGTCTATTGATGATAGACAATGACATTTTGCTCTATCTTTTAGGAACATTTTGAATATagaaaatgaaccaaaatatttagaaaatataaatattagtagacACCAATAGAAATTTATCAaaatctatcgttgatagaatctgaaatttttctatattttataaatatcttcatcCGTTTTTtccatttacaataatttttctattaGGATAAAAGGAacaagaatattaaaaataattgaatcAGTATTTTCATCTCATTTCAAAAGATAATCAACTCAAAATTATCCACGGTAAATCTAAAACGCAATCATTTCcacaaataatttaaattcATCCTctgcatttcttttttcttttcttttttattcctttttttctattttcttttggaGTAATTAGCGATATTTACTTGGATCAAACATATTCTTGTCTGAGCTTTAGGATTTTCATGTGGATCTTGTATATAGACGATTATCTAgagtctatttttattctaaaagTGATTCCGCGTTCTATTAGGAGAAGGACAAGCGTAAAGCTTTCCAAGAAGTTTATGAGAATTTCAggtttcctttctttctttgactAAGAACCATAGATTTGCAGTTTATCCAATATATGAAACTGATAGAACTCGTACAGGCCCGTCATGCATTACTTTTTCTTGGAGAGATTCTTACAACCAGCTGATTGGTTTGAGAAGAGGCTTGCTTACACTCGAAGTGTGGCTGCTAGTTCAATGGTAAGCTCTCTTCGTGACATTGCTATGTTTAACTTAATTTCAAGATAAATGGAATACCCTATCTTATTCTAGTATGTATGCAGCTAGGTTTTTGTTATATAAAAGAAAGACTCATAACAAAGAAGGAAAAACAATCAAGATAATATGGTCATTGAATATTGACAACCaatatttacaattattttaaaatccaACTTCTTAGTttatctgtttttctttttgtttttttttttttcttttttggggtGGAGGACTAGAACCTGAGGTCTGAGCTAAGTATtgtttagtttctttttttaaaaaagaaattataataaaacaaaataataataataataacaaatagcaATACTACTAATATAGTCAAATACAACCgcaattgaaaagaaaaggaaatagaaATCTTGTCTAATCAACTAAACAGAGAGAACAAAGATTTAATCAGCGAAAAGGGAGTGAATCCGCTGATAAGAAAAACCTCCAATCCAAAGATCTGGGTGCAAAGTTACTCATTTACTCGAACACTTAAAAAGAAGGTTGGGTTTGTTTGGATTGACAGATAAAAgagtgttttaaaaaaaattacttgaACTCTTTTGATTGAGAAATCAGTTAAAATAAATGTTGAAAACTTTGCTATTTTGAGTGGTTGTCaaatactttaatttttttcaaagtgacttatttttaaaatcaaacgTTTGGAAAGTTAAACCAAACACTCCTTTTATTGAAATTGAATCAACAATGAAAAATTCCAGTGAAGTACAAAAGGAAGATATTCGATGGAAACACTTTTTCCTTCACCACATCAAACAGAGCTCCAAGAACAGAAGACACCATTTCTTCCAACAAAAGATCTTTACAATTTTGCTGTGAAGTCATCCAAGGCTAAGGACCGTTTGGAACTAGTTTTcaaagtccaatgacaaagtaTTGCCTTTGAAACTTCGAAGACCAAATAGAACTTAAGTTCAACACTCAATTTCTGATTCATGATCGCTAGGCATTTTATCACTATTTGAAAGCTAACTTCAACCAAATTGGTTTTGAATgttttgatttaaatttaaccAGAACAAGTGGATCATGGATGTAGTTACCAAACAGGAAAATGGACCTACCTAAAATAGCTCAGACTACCATACTGCTATTGGTGCAAATTATATATGATTGGAAATGATGTTCCTCTGTAGTGGGTCGAAAATAATTTGGTTGCAaactgaagaaaaaaaaattcaatggTTCAGGTCGGTTATATTGTTGGCTTAGGAGATCGACATTCCATGAATATTCTAATCGATCAAGCTACGGCTGAGGTTGTTCACATTGATCTGGGAGTTGCCTTTGAACAAGGCTTGATGCTTAAGACACCTGAGCGGGTATGTTGTGCTACTGAAATTTATCCCACTTTTTCTTGCCTTTGTACTGTCACAACTGACATATACTATGATCTTCATTCTTCATTCGTTGCTTCAATCAATTACCTTAGGTTCCGTTCAGACTTACGAGGGATGTGATTGATGGCATGGGTGTTACTGGGGTGGAAGGGGTTTTCAGAAGATGTTGCGAGGAAACTCTCTCTGTTATGCGGACAAATAAGGAGGCGCTGCTAACCATTGTTGAAGTATTTATTCATTTTTCCCAAGAAAGAAAAACACATTAATATTGAACAGTCGTTTATTACCCTCTAAACATGCAAAATGAATTCCGTGCAGGTTTTCATCCATGATCCCCTTTACAAATGGGCTTTATCCCCTCTGAAGGCATTGCAGCGTCAAAAGGTAGTACATGAATTCCTTAGACCGTAGGGTACTATAGTATGTAAAATATGTGTTGGATGTAGCTAATGTTTTAAACAAGGCGGTAGGAGGCATAAGCTGAAAACATTGTACAGGTCCTTGGTATGACTCAGTACAGCTAAACATAATAATAACCTCATAAACGAAAGTTCTGAAATTTCTTTAACCTCACTCCTATTATCATTTGTAGGATTGAGTTGTAGAATAATTTTGTGTCTTCTATGCATTTAAGGTCACAACGGCAAAAGTATTAATAGTTTCGTATGGTCACGACTCAGGCTCCTTCAGTCATGTCATACTAGGAAGGCATTTGGATCTTGTAAATACAAAGGAACAAAGTCTTTGATCGTTCCTTCTTTGATCCTTTCTACATCTCGTGAATGCACTTTTTTGTACTGAATATTACAAATGCTCACCTGTATATATTGATATAGGAAACCGATGATGACTTGGAGACTAGTCTCGAAGGCTCAGAAGATGAATATGAAGGGAATAAGGATGCTGCACGTGCACTGTTGCGAGTCAAACAAAAACTAGATGGATATGAAGATGGCGAAATGAGAAGTGTCCATGGACAGGTAACTTCATATCTGTCTTCATCAACAATGCATGAACATTGACATAATTTCTTCACATTCTAAGTTCGCTTATTATAATATGTTGAGGATATTGCACATTGTTTTAATTTGCTTCCAAGTCTTCTGAGACGACAGTAGTAACTTTGATCCCTCCACCAAAAAAACGACAGGTCCAACAGCTAATACAGGATGCTATCGACCCAGATCGTTTGTGTCACATGTTTCCTGGCTGGGGAGCATGGTTGTGATTAAAGTATCTTATTTACATATCGAAATCCCCAATTGAGCATCCTATATCTTGTACAGGCGGATCTTTCTTCTTACATATTTTACATGTACATTCTCTCCTTCCCCAAAATGAAATACGATGTCAATAACCTTCGGTAGTCATCAACAATCACTTCTCAAGAGATTTATTTCAAATACTCAAATATTTACTGACTGATGATTTTTATATTTAGAACTTTGAATCGGGAAGTAGGTTTCAACAATCTAAACCAACTCAACTTGATTAATTATTGATAGAGGTCTAATACCAAGGAAATGTTCCTAAATTCTTACGATAATCATATGTTCGAACTTCCTAACTCTCATTGCTTTTACATCATTTTTCCTACTTTTTGGTTTCTGCATAGGATTCATTTCTCGATCGTTACCAATATGAATTCAACATTTTATCTAGACTAATACACATACCTCAAAAGTTAAATAAAATActcgttttttctttttttttttttctctaagattgtcttttacaagaaaaaaagataacTTCTTCATTGCTATCAGCAGATGGATCTTAACCATTAACATGACAATATGCAGGTCTTATATTAGAATagttaaacaaaaacttaattaAAATGCGTTGGTAGTATATTTGAAAAGCATAATGAGCATATTTTATAGTTCTATTCTCTGGGTTCTTACATTGCTAAAGCCCCATCCCCTTGGATGATACATTGTACGTACCATGCTAGTTGAAGTCTCAATCCTTTTTATCTAGATTTCTTTGCTAGATTTTATGTTGCTCTTCTGTCTCATCATCCTTTGTGTTAGGGAAACTCCTTACAACCTAGTTTCTCTTGCTCTAGCAGCACGAGTGAGGGGACAACAGttttaaaactaattatttCACAAACTTTCTCAAGATTCAATTTTCACACAAATATCTTATGCGTGGtttaataaaaactaaagttcTTTTAAACACTAGTAAAACCTCTTAGGagttaattttctttaaaataagtTTCAAATTTCCAATTGAGTTAAAAGTTTTCTTAAAATGGAGAATAATAAACTACTTTTCATATAACTGTTTGTACTTCATTGATTCAATTTATGATAGTCacttatttaataattaagtttCTAGGTTTCCTTGACACCCAATTGTTATAGAATCGTGAAGCAATAAGAATGAAGAATATAAAGACCATTAGACTCCATTGTGAATACACCAAATGAAACAGACCCCATGTTCAAATGAAGATTCTCATAATAGAAGAGGGAGTTCCCTCGACCAGGCAAAAACTCAGTGAAGATTGTTGCTTAATCAATAATACGTTCTCGCTCATCAAACTAATTTTTACGAGAATAACAAAAAAATGCTAAAAGTTTCTTATTCTATAATGTTCATTTACCACTACGCATACGACGGGGAGAACTCAAAGTGTGAGACAAGTCATTCCAGCAGATCATCTTTATGTTCGGAGCACCTCTTCAAGAAACACTGCAAGAAGATCAGAGTTTTCTGTAAAACCTAAGTTAAACGAGGAATAATTACTCAATAGGATGAATCATAGAAGTCCAAAAATAAGTTCAACTAGACCAACTGGAGCGAATTATAAAGTTTTTTTCTCACACCAAAATAGTCTGCAAGAAAGAAAGTTGAAAAATAATTGGATAATTCAAAAACCCAAATGAATTAAAGGATTACAAAACCACCATCTATGGCAGTACAAAGTACTTGTTTTTCTTCCTGTGCTGGTGACCTTGAGGGATAACAATAAATAAGGTTATTTTCTAGGCTCTTCGACTGACATCCATAGTTGATGAACATGGCGATCCCGCTGCTTAATAActagaataataataagaaataaacTGAGACAAAACATGGGACTTGGCTTTTACTGATTCAACTTACAATAAAACTAAAGCTTTCCATGAAACCAGAGTCGTCTAAGTTGGAATCACATTGAATTGTGATACTAAAGAGACGCGAAGTGACAAGTTCATCAATAGTTTCAAGAAAAAATCAAACCCATACCAGACTAAGcaagaaaagaaatatggaCTTATGATCAATAACGAGATAAGAGTTCATTACCTTACCAATTCATTCACCGGCTCGGATTCAGAGCCAAAAGCATGTTCTGACCACCGGGCAAGTAGGCCACATTCGGCGACTTGGAGAGGGTGGATGCGATCTCCCTTGATGCTTCAATTCTCCTCAGCTCGATCAAACCCATACCAGCAGCCGATGTAGCATCAGAAATCAACTTAGCTGACTCGCTTTCACCTTCAGCCCTAATAATTGCAGCTCTTCTTTCTTGTTCAGCCTTGGCCACAACAAATTTTGAACGCTCAGCCTCTTGTTGAGCTACTTGCTTCTGCTCAACTGCCTTGGAGAACTCCGGGCTATAAGACAAATGAGTGATAGCAACGTCATCCAGCACAATGTTGAAGTCCTTAGCCCTCCGAACCAAGCTCTCACGCACAAGAGCCGAAACGTGAGGCCGCTCAGTCAAAAGCTGATCGGCGTTAAACTGAGCGACGACGGCTTTCAGAACCTCATTTCCAATTGAAGGGAGGACCTTCTCGTCGTACTCTAGACCTAGGGTTTTGAAAATATCTGAGAGTCGAGAAATCTCAGGACGAGAGAGAACACGAAGGCTCAGATTTACCATCTGAAGATCTTTAGTACCGGAAACAGACGAGAAAGTGTGTGGTCTCGTACGAATATCAAATATAAAGGGCTTTTGAAGCCATGGAATCAAGAAATGTGTTCCCTCGCCAACAGTCTCGTCGATTACACCCCGAAATCGATCGAAGAGAACAGCTCTTTCACCACCGTCGACAGTGTAAAGGGAGGCATTCAGAACCGATGCAGCGGCGCCGAGACCGAAAGCAGCACGAGCAATATTGGTGAGAAATGATACAGCGGCTTGGCTGCTACCCATCCTGGAGAGAAAATGGTGAACACAATGGAAATGGCGGTGAAGAATTCACAATAGAGACGATGGAGAAGAGGGTTTTAGGGTCCGAAAGGAAATAGAACACGAGATTTAGGGTTTATATACGGATATTTATATTACTTGGTTTGGTTCGATTCGGTTCGGTTCGGTTTGTTTTCCGAATCTATTCATTTGCATTTATTCGGTTCGGTTTTTTCTGCCTCAGTGATTTGTATACTGACCCTAATAATTACTAAATCGGTTTCCATCATCTATTACTTGTAGTGAAAATGTGTACTTTGGAATAATCTAAACGTTCAAATggtaaaaataaaacatatctTATGTTTAGTGATACACTTTTTTAGAGTAGATAGGATAcaaacaaaattaagaaaaataattaccTTTAAGAAAAAGAATCAGCTCATCAGAATGGTTTTCAAGACCAAGTCGATGATGTCGAGATCTTATTGTATGACAAGCAAGCTTGTGAGCCTTAAGAGTTACAAGTGTGCATAGCAAAGTAGAAACTTTCGATAGCTCCACACAATGTAAAGTATATGTAGAGAATCCACTGAATCTTATTAGAGTATGAAATGAGTTCATTAGAAGGTGACACATAATTAAAGTATCAGTCTCAAACTTTAGATGGTAAATATCCTTTATCATAATTTTTCATGTACTAGATTTGTTTATAAATTTTCGAAACAAGTTCTTGTATTTTATAACTATTGACAAAAAAATTCTGGATGGTCATTTTTCAAATTGAtgaaagaattataaatgatcGAATTTagaactaattaaatattaacatGTGTCCTAAATTAAAATTGATCTATAGTGACCATaggattgaataaaataatttggTTAAGTTTGATATTAATAATATGAGCAAGGTCCAATTGGACACAAAAATAGAACTTAACAAGCTTAAGATTAAggtaaaatattattttggtcTTAGTTCAAGTTTGGTCCTTAAACTTTTAATAAAGCTTAAAATAGTCCTAATTAAATTAGATTTAACAATTAGTTGAGTTGACaaggaaaaattttaaaaatgtcaaataaaggaaaaaaataacaTATTAAAGAACATTAGGAACCCTAAGCACTATGTTAATTGCCTCTAACTGCCTTGTTCATTAATTCTAAGTAGTTGATACCGTTTATGGTGTATTAATCTATTATGACCTACCTTTCAACGTTGATCACATCTTGAACATAGTTGATAGTGGTTTTTAAAATCTTgtatttttaattgttttctttttatttatacttaatataATCATacatttaaatgttaaaattctAAAGTTGATACACTTAAAATatgaattagaaaaaagaaaactatttttcaatttttgcaTTATTTGGATCGTAGAATCTAAAAACGATTTTTAGAAATAGAACCTAGATAATTGTCTACCAAATATTTGTTTGATGCCAATATGAGTTTAACTCAACTTACATTTGCATGTTGTCGAAGACAAGAGGTCCTTGGTTCTAATTAATCCCCCACCTCAAGTTGTTACTTAATAAggcattttcaaaaatatatatatacttgtaAACCTAAAAATATAAAGCATAATATGAATTACTAATTAAACAAACCCTAATACAACATTTCCACTAGATCAATAACTTTGAGTCGAGCACCTTTTTAGAGTATGGCTCATAGTTTTGAGAAACTTATAAAATATGAGAGAAATTAGTCTAAATGAAATAATTggtaaaaatatagcaaaattttagattctgcCAAAATGGTTGCCATTAAAGTTGTATGGTATACTAGTGGTAGTCGTTGGAGCTTGGAATTAGTATAAGAGTTGGTGGTGGTGGTTACCTAAGGCGATTCTTGAAGGTAGTTGCTTAGAGTTGGTCGTCTATAGTAGTCATTAGAGTTGGTCAATGGTCGTGATCGTATGAGGTGGTAATTACATTTGGTGTAGgggtattaaaaaaaaaccggTAACTTGACCAACCCGAATTGGGTTGGGTTTGGttagaaaattgaagaaaaaaaaaaaagttgagtcAAGTATAGCCGGGTCGTGCAAGTAAGGGGTTGGGTAGACCCGACCCAACCCGATTatgtacatacatacatatatatatacgtacATATAAAACCTTAAACCTTATATATCTACATATACATAATCGGGTTGGATTGGAATCAACATGACCTTTTACTTGACTCGACTACTCGAgtcaactttttttcttcaatttcctAATCCAACCcaacaaacataaaatttaaccTAACCCTACCCTTACGGTTTGGGTTGGTCGAGTTATCGATTTTTTCGAACATCCCTAGGCAATACTATCTATGTTCTTGAGAGGTTTGATCTCCCTCTTTAcgataattataattaaaaaagaatatgTTTTTCTATTATTGTTCAATTGTTTATCACTCCTTATCAACGAGAAATTTACTACAAGTGTAATAATGTGAGTGACACACCTCGTTCTAGGTTTTCCACTCTATGTGAATttactcttttaaaaaaaattctttttccAATGTAAAATTAGTAAAAcacttctaaaaaaaattctataaaaatttcgGCAGAGTCTCCCTTGAAAAATGGACTAACTACACCtggaaaggagaagaaaatcacACTTCTATGtttttcaaacttaaataacatcaagtgtgtctcaccacacactcatcCAGACAATTCCAGAGTCTCAGAGTTTCTATCCAAACTAGATATTagttataaaataattacaatccAAAAGTGGTCTCAAAACGCGTGACCCTCGCTATTTCTAACCACCCGATTATACCATACAAAACTTAAGTAAATACATACAATAAGAATGACAATTTA
The sequence above is drawn from the Cucumis melo cultivar AY chromosome 2, USDA_Cmelo_AY_1.0, whole genome shotgun sequence genome and encodes:
- the LOC103493907 gene encoding prohibitin-3, mitochondrial produces the protein MGSSQAAVSFLTNIARAAFGLGAAASVLNASLYTVDGGERAVLFDRFRGVIDETVGEGTHFLIPWLQKPFIFDIRTRPHTFSSVSGTKDLQMVNLSLRVLSRPEISRLSDIFKTLGLEYDEKVLPSIGNEVLKAVVAQFNADQLLTERPHVSALVRESLVRRAKDFNIVLDDVAITHLSYSPEFSKAVEQKQVAQQEAERSKFVVAKAEQERRAAIIRAEGESESAKLISDATSAAGMGLIELRRIEASREIASTLSKSPNVAYLPGGQNMLLALNPSR